The following proteins are co-located in the Micromonospora viridifaciens genome:
- a CDS encoding MarP family serine protease translates to MSAVDLVLLLLMLVFAISGYRQGFAIGALSLSGFFLGVLVGLQVGPLAARQFNDSGTRVLISLVAIFGLAVLGQALAGWIGSHLRQTITSPLARRLDDIGGALVSVVAVMLVVWLVLVPLGSSGVPWVASSVRNSALLTVIDRVMPDKAQQLSTALRDTVDTNGFPDVFGNLAPTRARQVAPPDPALAGSQVVANSQRSVVKVLGSAPSCSRRIEGSGFVYADDRVMTNAHVVAGTRSVAVELRGERYDGDVVVYDPQRDLAVLHVPGLPGPSLRFAAGQAGTGSDAIVLGFPLDGPYDARPARVRDVDRITGPDIYSSGDVTREIYTIRALVRSGNSGGPLISTNGLVLGVIFAAAADDRNTGFAVTAAEARPVALAGAERTRAVGTGDCT, encoded by the coding sequence GTGTCCGCCGTGGATCTCGTACTGCTCCTGCTCATGCTCGTGTTCGCGATCAGCGGATACCGCCAGGGCTTCGCCATCGGGGCGCTGTCGCTCTCCGGGTTCTTCCTGGGCGTGCTCGTCGGCCTCCAGGTCGGCCCGCTGGCCGCCCGACAGTTCAACGACAGCGGGACCCGGGTGCTGATCTCCCTGGTGGCGATCTTCGGGCTCGCCGTGCTGGGGCAGGCGCTGGCCGGCTGGATCGGCTCCCACCTGCGCCAGACCATCACCAGCCCGCTCGCCCGACGGCTCGACGACATCGGCGGCGCGCTGGTCTCGGTCGTCGCGGTCATGCTGGTGGTCTGGCTGGTCCTGGTGCCGCTGGGCTCCTCGGGGGTGCCCTGGGTGGCCTCCTCCGTACGCAACAGCGCCCTGCTCACGGTGATCGACCGGGTCATGCCGGACAAGGCGCAGCAGCTCTCCACGGCCCTGCGCGACACGGTCGACACCAACGGTTTCCCGGACGTCTTCGGTAACCTCGCGCCGACCCGCGCCCGGCAGGTCGCTCCGCCTGACCCGGCGCTGGCCGGCTCCCAGGTGGTGGCGAACAGCCAGCGTTCGGTGGTGAAGGTGCTGGGCTCCGCGCCCAGCTGCTCCCGCCGCATCGAGGGCTCCGGCTTCGTGTACGCGGACGACCGGGTGATGACCAACGCGCACGTGGTGGCGGGCACCCGCTCGGTGGCGGTGGAGCTGCGCGGCGAGCGGTACGACGGCGACGTGGTCGTCTACGACCCGCAGCGGGACCTGGCCGTGCTGCACGTGCCCGGGCTGCCCGGGCCGTCCCTGCGCTTCGCCGCCGGCCAGGCCGGCACCGGGTCGGACGCCATCGTGCTGGGCTTCCCCCTGGACGGCCCGTACGACGCCCGCCCGGCCCGGGTCCGGGACGTCGACCGCATCACCGGCCCGGACATCTACTCCTCGGGCGACGTGACCCGGGAGATCTACACGATCCGGGCGCTGGTCCGCAGCGGCAACTCGGGTGGCCCGCTGATCTCCACGAACGGGCTGGTGCTCGGGGTGATCTTCGCGGCGGCGGCCGACGACCGGAACACCGGCTTCGCGGTGACCGCCGCCGAGGCCCGGCCGGTGGCCCTGGCGGGCGCGGAGCGTACCCGGGCGGTCGGCACCGGCGACTGCACCTGA
- a CDS encoding TlpA family protein disulfide reductase, producing the protein MNRRLAYLLAPLLLVAAAGCTATAEQPGGPAPATRAERPSPFADCAALTAAPASAVPAPNGTPGDPLPELTLPCFTGGAPVALRDIKGPAVINVWASWCPPCRKELPAFQRLSERADGRFQVIGVNSRDSRGGAQSIGEDFGVRFPMLVDQGDAFERALERNAFPLTVLVDADGRIRHTDSTGALDDARLAELVRQHLGVEVGTEQGS; encoded by the coding sequence GTGAACCGTCGGCTCGCGTACCTCCTCGCCCCGCTGCTGCTGGTGGCCGCCGCCGGCTGCACCGCCACCGCCGAGCAGCCGGGGGGCCCGGCGCCGGCCACCCGGGCCGAGCGCCCTTCGCCGTTCGCCGACTGCGCCGCGCTGACCGCCGCGCCGGCCTCGGCCGTCCCGGCACCGAACGGCACCCCGGGTGACCCGCTGCCCGAGCTGACCCTCCCCTGCTTCACCGGCGGGGCGCCGGTCGCGCTGCGCGACATCAAGGGCCCGGCAGTGATCAACGTATGGGCGTCCTGGTGCCCGCCCTGCCGCAAGGAGCTGCCCGCCTTCCAGCGGCTCAGCGAGCGGGCCGACGGCCGGTTCCAGGTGATCGGGGTGAACAGCCGGGACAGCCGTGGCGGAGCGCAGTCCATCGGCGAGGACTTCGGCGTCCGCTTTCCCATGCTGGTCGACCAGGGCGACGCCTTCGAGCGGGCGCTCGAACGCAACGCCTTCCCGCTGACCGTGCTCGTCGACGCGGACGGTCGGATCCGGCACACCGACTCGACCGGCGCGCTGGACGATGCCCGCCTCGCCGAGCTGGTCCGGCAGCACCTCGGCGTAGAGGTGGGGACGGAGCAGGGATCGTGA
- a CDS encoding phosphatase PAP2 family protein: protein MTGGRADRAVVALAATAAFLVLVPFTLLALLVRAAWPPLYRLDAAVTDALHRYGLDHPDWVRLMSLWTDIFAPHPLRLATGAVAAWLLLRRSPRPALWAVTTMAVGGLLGALLKLLVGRHRPELLDPVARASGLAFPSGHALNATLAAGVLLLVFLPFAHDRRPLRWALWAGAVLIAVVTGLSRIALGVHWTSDVVGGWLLGLAVLAATTAAFRAGRARPGRRPARNGREGVEPELAESGPDGTAR, encoded by the coding sequence CTGACCGGGGGCCGGGCTGACCGGGCGGTTGTCGCCCTGGCCGCCACCGCGGCGTTCCTGGTGCTGGTGCCGTTCACCCTGCTGGCACTGCTCGTGCGGGCCGCCTGGCCGCCGCTGTACCGGTTGGACGCCGCGGTGACCGACGCGCTGCACCGGTACGGCCTCGATCACCCGGACTGGGTGCGGCTGATGAGTCTCTGGACCGACATCTTCGCGCCCCACCCGCTGCGCCTCGCGACCGGTGCCGTGGCGGCCTGGCTGCTGCTGCGCCGGTCACCCCGGCCGGCCCTCTGGGCGGTCACCACGATGGCCGTCGGTGGCCTGCTCGGCGCGCTGCTCAAGCTGCTGGTCGGCCGGCATCGGCCGGAGCTGCTCGACCCGGTGGCCCGGGCGTCCGGGTTGGCCTTCCCGTCCGGGCACGCGCTGAACGCCACCCTGGCCGCCGGGGTCCTGCTGCTGGTCTTCCTGCCCTTCGCCCATGACCGGCGGCCGCTGCGCTGGGCGCTCTGGGCCGGGGCGGTGCTGATCGCGGTGGTGACCGGGCTGAGCCGGATCGCGTTGGGCGTGCACTGGACCAGTGACGTGGTCGGCGGGTGGCTGCTCGGCCTGGCGGTGCTCGCCGCGACGACGGCCGCCTTCCGCGCCGGGCGGGCCCGGCCGGGTCGCCGGCCCGCGCGTAACGGCCGGGAGGGCGTCGAGCCAGAGCTGGCCGAATCCGGCCCGGACGGCACAGCGCGGTAG
- a CDS encoding NUDIX hydrolase, translating to MTRQPPAWLDPLLGRLGTARAEDFTRLTTPERGGRESAVLVLLGEEPAAGPDVLVLQRAATLRNHAGQPAFPGGAADPEDADASATALREANEEVGLDPASVTVLAELPKLWIPVSDFVVTPVLAWWHAPHRVYPCEPAEVAHVARLPVSELVDPANRMRVRHPSGWIGPAFSVRGMLVWGFTAGVLNTLLEMAGWARPWPRSRVMELPPTGAAAPAPSAGTDSVDESPVR from the coding sequence GTGACCCGGCAGCCGCCGGCGTGGCTGGACCCGCTGCTCGGCCGGCTCGGCACCGCCCGGGCCGAGGACTTCACCCGGCTCACCACCCCGGAACGCGGCGGCCGGGAGAGCGCCGTGCTGGTGCTGCTCGGCGAGGAGCCGGCGGCCGGCCCGGACGTGCTGGTCCTGCAGCGCGCCGCCACGCTGCGCAACCACGCCGGGCAGCCGGCCTTCCCCGGCGGCGCGGCCGACCCGGAGGACGCCGACGCCAGCGCCACCGCGCTGCGGGAGGCGAACGAGGAGGTCGGGCTCGACCCGGCCAGCGTCACCGTGCTCGCCGAGCTGCCCAAGCTGTGGATCCCGGTCAGCGACTTCGTGGTCACCCCGGTGCTCGCCTGGTGGCACGCCCCGCACCGGGTGTACCCGTGCGAGCCGGCCGAGGTGGCGCACGTCGCCCGGCTGCCCGTCAGCGAGCTGGTCGACCCGGCGAACCGGATGCGGGTACGCCACCCGAGCGGCTGGATCGGCCCGGCCTTCTCGGTGCGGGGCATGCTGGTCTGGGGCTTCACCGCCGGGGTGCTCAACACGCTGCTGGAGATGGCGGGCTGGGCCCGTCCGTGGCCGCGCTCCCGGGTGATGGAGCTGCCGCCGACCGGGGCCGCCGCCCCGGCACCCTCGGCCGGCACCGACTCGGTCGACGAGAGCCCGGTTCGTTGA
- a CDS encoding Crp/Fnr family transcriptional regulator has translation MDEVLARSGIFQGVDPEAAEALAKEMETLEVRKGEVVFNEGEPGDSLYILLSGKIKVGRRAADGRQNLIAVMGPSDMVGELSLFDPGPRTATATAVTDTRLVRLRKQALRPWLNNRPEIAEQLLRVLARRLRRTNDSLADLIFTDVPGRVAKNLLQMAGRFGTRDGGVLRVTHDLTQEEIAQLVGASRETVNKALADFASRGWLRLDGKSIIILDPERLARRARV, from the coding sequence ATGGACGAGGTACTGGCCCGCAGCGGGATCTTCCAGGGTGTCGACCCGGAGGCTGCCGAGGCGCTCGCCAAGGAGATGGAGACCCTCGAGGTCCGCAAGGGCGAGGTCGTCTTCAACGAGGGTGAGCCCGGTGACAGCCTCTACATCCTCCTGTCCGGCAAGATCAAGGTGGGGCGCCGCGCGGCGGACGGCCGGCAGAACCTGATCGCCGTGATGGGCCCGTCGGACATGGTCGGCGAGCTGTCGCTCTTCGACCCCGGCCCGCGTACGGCGACGGCCACCGCGGTGACCGACACCCGGCTGGTGCGGCTGCGCAAGCAGGCGCTGCGGCCTTGGCTCAACAACCGGCCCGAGATCGCCGAGCAGCTGCTGCGGGTGCTCGCCCGCCGGCTCCGCCGGACCAACGACTCGCTGGCCGACCTGATCTTCACGGACGTGCCGGGCCGGGTCGCCAAGAACCTGCTCCAGATGGCCGGCCGGTTCGGCACCCGCGACGGCGGCGTGCTGCGGGTGACCCACGACCTGACCCAGGAGGAGATCGCCCAGCTGGTCGGCGCCTCCCGGGAGACCGTCAACAAGGCCCTCGCCGACTTCGCCTCGCGCGGCTGGCTGCGGCTGGACGGCAAGAGCATCATCATCCTCGACCCGGAGCGCCTGGCCCGCCGCGCGCGGGTCTGA
- a CDS encoding adenosylcobinamide amidohydrolase translates to MLSDPFLTTRPEDGRDVPLLVWRAEEPLLAVGTAPLGGGIGVRRWVVNATVPMSYDRDDPADHLAELADGLGLAGAGVGLLTGVDVAEVVARVDTGVRVWATVGLGTPVWAAAPAPAAPAQRVGTVNIVVHVPARLGEAALVNAVATATEAKAQAIWELGLPATGTPTDAVTVLCPADGEPAPYGGPRSTWGAPLARAVHAAVRAGGARAVVPWSDRRAR, encoded by the coding sequence GTGCTGAGCGACCCGTTCCTGACCACCCGTCCCGAGGACGGGCGGGATGTCCCGTTACTGGTGTGGCGTGCGGAGGAACCGCTGCTCGCGGTCGGTACCGCCCCGCTCGGCGGCGGGATCGGCGTACGCCGGTGGGTGGTCAACGCGACCGTGCCGATGTCGTACGACCGGGACGACCCGGCGGACCACCTGGCTGAGCTGGCCGACGGCCTGGGCCTGGCCGGCGCCGGGGTGGGACTGCTGACCGGGGTCGACGTGGCCGAGGTGGTGGCCCGGGTCGACACCGGTGTGCGGGTCTGGGCGACGGTCGGGCTCGGCACCCCGGTCTGGGCTGCCGCGCCCGCGCCGGCGGCCCCCGCCCAGCGCGTCGGCACGGTCAACATCGTGGTGCACGTCCCGGCCCGGCTCGGCGAGGCCGCTCTGGTCAACGCGGTGGCCACGGCCACCGAGGCCAAGGCGCAGGCGATCTGGGAGCTGGGGCTGCCGGCCACCGGCACGCCCACGGACGCGGTCACCGTGCTCTGCCCCGCCGACGGCGAGCCTGCCCCGTACGGCGGCCCCCGGTCGACCTGGGGTGCCCCGCTGGCCCGGGCCGTGCACGCGGCCGTCCGGGCCGGTGGCGCCCGGGCCGTCGTCCCCTGGTCCGACCGTCGGGCACGCTGA
- a CDS encoding metallophosphoesterase family protein, with translation MFERVAVLSDIHGALPPLEAVLAEPDVASADLIVLTGDLAAGPQPVEVLDRLTALGDRACWVGGNADRELVEARAGRKSPIDVSNWAADQLRDDQVARLAALPLTVTLPVAGLGEVLFCHATPRDDEEVVLVDSRPERWTEVFAGVPAEVETVVCGHTHMPFTRLVDRRLVVNPGSVGMPYGGVGAGWALLGPGVQLRRTRYDVDAACARVAAESAFPDAAGWADEYLRSRHSDLDALAVFGPRDGR, from the coding sequence ATGTTCGAACGTGTCGCTGTCCTCTCCGACATCCATGGGGCGCTGCCACCACTGGAGGCCGTGCTGGCCGAGCCGGACGTCGCCTCGGCCGACCTGATCGTGCTCACCGGCGACCTCGCCGCCGGCCCGCAGCCGGTCGAGGTGCTGGACCGGCTCACCGCGCTGGGCGATCGGGCGTGCTGGGTCGGTGGCAACGCCGACCGGGAGCTCGTCGAGGCACGGGCCGGCCGGAAATCGCCGATCGACGTCTCGAACTGGGCCGCCGACCAGCTCCGCGACGACCAGGTTGCCCGGCTGGCCGCCCTGCCGCTGACCGTCACCCTGCCGGTCGCCGGCCTTGGTGAGGTGCTCTTCTGCCATGCCACGCCGCGCGACGACGAGGAGGTCGTGCTGGTGGACTCCCGGCCCGAACGCTGGACGGAGGTCTTCGCCGGGGTGCCGGCCGAGGTGGAGACGGTGGTTTGCGGGCACACCCACATGCCGTTCACCCGGCTGGTCGACCGCCGGCTGGTGGTCAACCCGGGCAGCGTCGGCATGCCGTACGGCGGGGTGGGCGCCGGATGGGCGCTGCTGGGCCCGGGCGTGCAGCTGCGCCGGACGCGGTACGACGTTGATGCCGCCTGCGCCCGGGTGGCCGCCGAGTCGGCCTTCCCGGACGCCGCCGGTTGGGCCGACGAGTACCTCCGCTCCCGGCACAGCGACCTCGACGCCCTCGCTGTCTTCGGCCCCCGCGACGGCCGCTGA
- a CDS encoding CapA family protein, producing the protein MSAFASAASRPRRRLAAALGMLLFALLAAGCADSTDAIDGGPVWRTGEGGGSTGAAAPGAERSGQPVESRKTVSLAATGDVIMGNAPSRLPANGGKGFFDDVEAALKADLVMGNLEEPLTEDTGTGKCGPDATDCYQFRAPPGYAAHLRDAGFQLLNQANNHGYDYGRQGYENTRAALEAHGLEHTGARGEITVVEVEGVKIAVLGFSPYAWSNSLTDIAAAKKVVALATEQADLVVVQAHMGAEGADKTRVKPGTELFYGENRGDPVRFSHAVIDAGADVVIGHGPHVLRGMEFYQGRLIAYSLGNFAGGGGSLNSSGRLGWGGVLKVSLTADGSFVEGEFISTAMNGVGRPAIDRQHRGLGLVREVSRADFPKTGARLDADGRITAPAGG; encoded by the coding sequence ATGTCCGCTTTCGCCTCCGCCGCGTCCCGTCCCCGTCGTCGGCTGGCCGCCGCGCTCGGCATGCTGCTGTTCGCCCTGCTCGCCGCCGGCTGCGCCGACTCCACCGACGCCATCGACGGCGGGCCGGTCTGGCGGACGGGCGAGGGCGGCGGGTCGACCGGCGCGGCGGCGCCCGGCGCCGAGCGGTCCGGCCAGCCGGTCGAGTCCCGCAAGACCGTCTCGCTGGCGGCCACCGGCGACGTGATCATGGGCAACGCCCCGTCCCGGCTGCCCGCCAACGGGGGCAAGGGCTTCTTCGACGACGTCGAGGCCGCGCTCAAGGCCGACCTGGTGATGGGCAACCTGGAGGAGCCGCTCACCGAGGACACCGGCACCGGCAAGTGCGGGCCCGACGCCACGGACTGCTACCAGTTCCGGGCGCCCCCCGGCTACGCGGCGCACCTGCGCGACGCCGGGTTCCAGCTGCTCAACCAGGCCAACAATCACGGGTACGACTACGGCCGGCAGGGCTATGAGAACACCCGGGCCGCGCTGGAGGCGCACGGGCTCGAGCACACCGGCGCGCGCGGCGAGATCACCGTGGTCGAGGTTGAGGGCGTCAAGATCGCGGTGCTGGGCTTCTCGCCGTACGCGTGGTCGAACAGCCTCACCGACATCGCGGCGGCCAAGAAGGTCGTCGCCCTGGCCACCGAGCAGGCCGACCTGGTGGTGGTGCAGGCGCACATGGGGGCCGAGGGCGCCGACAAGACCCGGGTGAAGCCGGGCACCGAGCTGTTCTACGGCGAGAACCGGGGCGACCCGGTCCGCTTCTCGCACGCGGTGATCGACGCCGGCGCCGACGTGGTGATCGGGCATGGCCCGCACGTGCTGCGCGGCATGGAGTTCTACCAGGGGCGGCTGATCGCCTACAGCCTGGGCAATTTCGCCGGCGGCGGCGGGTCGCTGAACAGCTCCGGCCGGCTCGGCTGGGGCGGCGTGTTGAAGGTCTCGCTCACGGCGGACGGCAGCTTCGTCGAGGGTGAGTTCATCTCGACGGCGATGAACGGGGTGGGGCGGCCGGCGATCGACCGGCAGCACCGGGGGCTCGGGCTGGTCCGGGAGGTGAGCCGGGCCGACTTCCCGAAGACCGGTGCCCGGCTCGACGCGGACGGCCGGATCACCGCCCCGGCCGGCGGGTAG
- the nth gene encoding endonuclease III — translation MTTSSPETDLGRTRRARRIGRVLTETHPDAHCELDHSNALELAVATILSAQCTDKKVNEVTPKLFARYRTAADYAGADRAELEELIRPTGFYRNKTSSLINLGRALCERYDGEVPGRLADLVTLPGIGRKTANVILGNAFGVPGITVDTHFQRLVHRWKLTAETDPVKIEHAVGALYPKRDWTMLSHRVIFHGRRVCHARKPACGACTLVKLCPSYGTGPTDPVVAAKLLKGPRARDLAAAVGIDPDLVPQQAVAAEVP, via the coding sequence GTGACCACGAGTTCCCCCGAGACCGATCTCGGCCGTACGCGCCGCGCGCGGCGGATCGGCCGGGTGCTGACCGAGACTCATCCCGACGCGCACTGTGAACTGGACCACTCCAACGCGTTGGAGCTGGCGGTCGCCACCATCCTGTCGGCCCAGTGCACCGACAAGAAGGTCAACGAGGTCACCCCGAAGCTCTTCGCCCGCTACCGCACCGCCGCCGACTACGCCGGGGCGGACCGCGCCGAGCTGGAGGAGCTGATCCGGCCCACCGGGTTCTACCGCAACAAGACCAGTTCACTGATCAACCTCGGCCGGGCCCTCTGCGAGCGGTACGACGGCGAGGTCCCGGGCCGGCTGGCCGACCTGGTCACCCTCCCCGGCATCGGCCGCAAGACCGCCAACGTGATCCTCGGCAACGCCTTCGGGGTCCCCGGCATCACCGTCGACACCCACTTTCAGCGGCTGGTGCACCGGTGGAAGCTGACCGCCGAGACCGACCCGGTCAAGATCGAGCACGCCGTCGGCGCGCTGTACCCGAAGCGCGACTGGACGATGCTGTCGCACCGGGTCATCTTCCATGGGCGGCGGGTCTGCCACGCCCGTAAGCCCGCCTGCGGCGCGTGCACGCTGGTGAAGCTGTGCCCGTCGTACGGCACCGGGCCGACCGATCCGGTGGTGGCGGCCAAGCTGCTCAAGGGGCCGCGCGCCCGGGACCTCGCGGCGGCGGTCGGCATCGACCCGGATCTGGTGCCGCAGCAGGCGGTCGCGGCGGAGGTGCCGTGA